In one window of Opitutaceae bacterium DNA:
- a CDS encoding NIPSNAP family protein: MNTPRRTFLKTSLAATASASLGASLQAADASPAPGREYYELRCYRLAAGSRLKANADPALLDRYLEHAMLPALERLGIRTVGAFTELEVDKSAATSRPLPNSPVWVLIPHASLDSFVKVSTTLNTDLSVQKAGAAYLLTPKSSPAFERIDTWLLLAFKSLPRLELPAFSRTRAPGRIFEMRDYESHSELKALSKIAMFDEGETEIMRDLNMSPVFFGQALAGPDLPHLRYMTSAPDLASHLEHWKAFFADPRWDKLKRLPQYADNTSRNTSRFLTPKPYSMI, encoded by the coding sequence ATGAATACTCCCCGCCGCACCTTTTTGAAAACATCCCTTGCCGCCACCGCATCGGCGTCGCTCGGCGCCTCGCTTCAGGCCGCCGATGCGTCGCCCGCACCCGGACGCGAGTACTACGAACTGCGATGCTACAGACTGGCCGCCGGCTCGCGCCTGAAAGCCAATGCCGATCCGGCGCTGCTCGACCGCTACCTCGAACACGCGATGCTGCCGGCGCTCGAGCGACTCGGCATCCGAACCGTGGGGGCATTCACGGAATTGGAGGTGGACAAGTCCGCGGCCACTTCAAGGCCTCTGCCGAATTCACCCGTTTGGGTGCTGATTCCACACGCCAGCCTCGATTCATTCGTCAAGGTCTCCACCACGCTCAACACCGATCTGTCGGTGCAGAAGGCCGGTGCCGCCTATCTCCTGACGCCGAAATCGAGCCCGGCCTTTGAGCGGATCGACACCTGGCTCCTGCTCGCGTTCAAGAGTCTGCCGCGGCTCGAACTCCCGGCCTTCTCCCGCACCCGCGCACCCGGACGAATATTCGAGATGCGCGACTACGAGAGTCACAGCGAACTCAAGGCCCTCAGCAAGATCGCGATGTTCGACGAAGGCGAAACGGAGATCATGCGCGACCTGAACATGTCCCCCGTCTTCTTCGGCCAGGCGCTCGCGGGCCCCGACCTACCCCACCTCCGATACATGACCAGCGCCCCCGATCTGGCATCGCATCTCGAGCACTGGAAGGCATTCTTCGCCGATCCGCGCTGGGACAAGCTCAAGCGCCTCCCCCAGTACGCCGACAACACCTCAAGAAACACGTCGCGCTTCCTCACGCCCAAGCCGTATTCCATGATCTGA
- a CDS encoding beta-galactosidase, whose protein sequence is MKPSVLHHRALFAAVLLSAFAPAHASANPPLTERQYLSGHGRSDAVAWDFQVTGGRRAGEKTTIPVPSNWEQQGFGSYNYGQDENRSSEHGLYRTRFQVPAAWRGRRINLVFDAVMTDTDVKLNGRPAGPRHQGGFTRFRYDVTHLLKFSEGNDDQNVLEIDVSKASADPLTDRAERGGDYWVFGGIYRPVFLEALPAKSIDHLAVDARADGTLIAEITLGFPSEGRTDGPSVPPLEVECEVLDAQGKRVGAPFRQPLPAGGAGRIRIEGRIPGIKPWTAETPHLYTLRATLIEAGTPLHQTDTRIGFRTFEVHDGEGLFLNGRRILLKGVNRHSFRPETGRALTRENCYEDARLLRQLNMNAVRMSHYPPDEAFLEACDELGLYVLDELSGWQHAHGTPIGRLLVREMVERDVNHPSILFWDNGNEGGWNTALDGDFSLYDPQRRRVLHPWNLHGGVDTRHYTNYAHLMKLLGGPHLVMPTEVLHALYDGGGGAGLEDYWTAISSSKVGAGLFIWDFADEAIRRTDLDGKLDVHSTYGADGIVGPHFEKEGSYYTVRDIWSPVQFVTPKLDSAFNGGIAVHNRYDFTSLEKCGFTWSLQKFDAGRLQTLARGVASSPAVPPQSSGRLQLDLPGNWRDASALSLTATGPDGAELWTSVWPVETSASTEYENLLSSAAARTPHPNPTVTREANRIVLTDGETRAAFNPISGELVHLSLRGTTFPLSKGPRLAFARPSTAESAKWLPCEAIAGDEPMLVPTKPGLASIIEVEIENLKGSAAYAGFVLEVSPDRQTWRTLFDSSRRPNDGKAYAFPPQIVAAVRLRNIWRFDGAKPELKTFRIGYEADRFPALTAEPATITHGIDRDPASAQASAWVEVKDGPSGLARTRWTLLANGSLRLDYAYDLDGDFLYHGITFDLPEETMRSMRWWGQGPTRVWKNRLRGISLGLHETVNTVQRPGETWNYPEFQGYFAGIRWAELAISTGTLTVAPAIPYPYLRVGTPRIGHPNTTIDFPSGDFSILQAIPGMGSKMHPASRSGPQCQPAKVTGRQEGSVVFHLGQQP, encoded by the coding sequence GTGAAACCTTCCGTCCTTCATCATCGCGCGCTGTTCGCAGCAGTACTCCTCTCGGCCTTCGCGCCCGCCCACGCTTCGGCGAATCCTCCGCTCACCGAGCGCCAGTATCTCTCGGGTCATGGTCGATCCGACGCCGTCGCCTGGGACTTCCAGGTCACGGGTGGACGCCGGGCGGGCGAGAAAACCACAATTCCGGTTCCGTCGAACTGGGAGCAGCAGGGCTTCGGCTCCTACAACTACGGACAGGATGAAAACAGGTCCAGTGAGCACGGGCTCTACCGCACCCGTTTTCAGGTCCCCGCGGCATGGAGGGGACGACGCATCAACCTGGTCTTCGATGCCGTGATGACCGACACTGACGTGAAGCTCAATGGCAGGCCGGCCGGTCCGCGACACCAGGGCGGCTTCACGCGATTCCGCTACGATGTCACGCATCTGCTCAAGTTCAGCGAGGGGAACGACGATCAGAACGTGCTGGAAATCGACGTCTCGAAAGCAAGCGCCGATCCCCTTACCGACCGCGCTGAACGCGGCGGAGACTACTGGGTATTTGGCGGCATCTACCGTCCGGTTTTCCTCGAGGCGCTACCGGCGAAGTCGATCGATCACCTGGCCGTGGATGCCCGTGCCGATGGAACACTGATCGCCGAAATCACTCTCGGCTTTCCCTCCGAGGGCCGCACCGACGGACCCTCCGTGCCGCCGCTTGAGGTCGAATGCGAGGTCCTCGATGCGCAAGGAAAACGAGTCGGCGCTCCGTTCAGGCAGCCCCTGCCCGCGGGTGGAGCGGGACGCATTCGCATCGAGGGTAGAATCCCCGGCATCAAGCCGTGGACCGCGGAAACTCCGCACCTCTATACGCTGCGCGCCACCTTGATTGAAGCGGGGACGCCGCTCCACCAAACCGACACACGGATTGGTTTTCGCACATTCGAGGTTCATGATGGCGAAGGCTTGTTCCTCAATGGACGCCGCATCCTGCTCAAGGGCGTCAACCGCCACAGCTTCCGCCCGGAAACCGGACGCGCCCTCACCCGGGAAAACTGCTACGAGGACGCGCGTCTGCTCCGTCAGCTCAACATGAACGCCGTGCGCATGTCGCACTACCCGCCGGACGAGGCGTTTCTGGAGGCCTGCGACGAACTCGGCCTGTACGTGCTGGATGAGTTGAGCGGCTGGCAGCACGCCCACGGCACGCCGATCGGCCGCCTGCTTGTCCGCGAAATGGTCGAGCGCGACGTCAATCATCCGTCGATTCTGTTCTGGGACAATGGAAACGAGGGCGGATGGAACACCGCACTCGACGGTGATTTCTCCCTCTATGATCCGCAGCGGCGCCGGGTGCTGCACCCCTGGAACCTCCACGGGGGCGTCGATACGCGACACTACACGAACTACGCGCACCTCATGAAGCTGCTCGGCGGACCCCATCTCGTCATGCCGACGGAAGTCCTGCACGCCCTTTACGACGGCGGCGGCGGCGCGGGATTGGAGGATTACTGGACGGCGATCTCATCCTCCAAGGTCGGCGCCGGACTCTTCATCTGGGATTTCGCGGACGAGGCCATCCGACGAACCGACCTCGACGGCAAACTCGACGTTCACAGCACGTACGGTGCGGACGGCATTGTCGGCCCGCATTTCGAAAAGGAGGGAAGCTACTACACCGTGCGCGACATCTGGTCGCCCGTACAATTCGTCACGCCGAAGCTTGACTCCGCATTCAACGGCGGAATCGCCGTGCACAATCGCTACGATTTCACCTCGCTGGAAAAGTGCGGATTCACCTGGAGCCTGCAGAAATTCGATGCCGGCAGACTCCAAACGCTCGCCCGTGGAGTCGCATCGTCCCCTGCAGTTCCCCCTCAGTCCTCGGGCAGGCTCCAACTCGATCTGCCCGGCAATTGGCGGGACGCCAGCGCGCTTTCCCTGACCGCAACCGGCCCGGACGGCGCAGAATTGTGGACCTCGGTCTGGCCAGTCGAAACTTCAGCCAGCACCGAGTACGAAAATCTCCTGTCATCAGCGGCGGCCCGGACGCCGCATCCCAATCCTACGGTTACCCGTGAAGCGAATCGTATAGTGCTGACAGATGGTGAGACCCGGGCGGCATTCAACCCAATCAGCGGCGAACTGGTTCACCTCTCACTCAGGGGGACAACGTTCCCGCTTTCCAAGGGCCCGCGTCTTGCCTTCGCCCGTCCATCGACCGCGGAGTCGGCGAAATGGCTGCCTTGTGAGGCAATCGCAGGCGACGAGCCCATGCTCGTTCCGACGAAGCCTGGCCTGGCCAGCATCATCGAAGTAGAAATCGAAAATCTGAAGGGAAGCGCCGCCTACGCAGGCTTCGTGCTGGAGGTGAGCCCTGATCGACAAACCTGGCGCACGCTTTTCGACTCGTCGCGACGCCCCAACGACGGAAAGGCGTACGCATTTCCGCCGCAAATCGTCGCAGCAGTCCGCCTCAGGAACATCTGGCGTTTCGATGGCGCAAAACCGGAGCTCAAGACATTCCGCATCGGATACGAGGCCGATCGATTCCCGGCCCTCACAGCTGAGCCAGCGACGATCACGCATGGCATCGATCGCGATCCCGCGTCCGCTCAGGCCTCCGCGTGGGTGGAGGTCAAGGATGGTCCATCAGGACTAGCAAGGACGCGATGGACACTGCTCGCGAACGGTTCACTGCGACTCGACTACGCGTATGATCTCGACGGGGACTTCCTTTATCACGGGATTACTTTCGACCTTCCTGAGGAAACGATGCGTTCGATGCGCTGGTGGGGACAGGGACCGACGCGCGTCTGGAAGAACCGCCTCCGCGGCATCTCGCTGGGTCTGCACGAAACCGTAAACACAGTGCAGCGACCGGGTGAGACCTGGAATTATCCCGAATTCCAGGGCTACTTCGCCGGCATTCGATGGGCGGAGCTGGCGATCTCGACCGGCACCCTGACGGTGGCTCCGGCAATCCCCTATCCGTACCTGCGCGTGGGCACACCGCGTATTGGACATCCCAATACAACCATCGATTTCCCCTCGGGAGATTTCTCCATCCTCCAGGCGATTCCTGGCATGGGCTCAAAGATGCACCCCGCCAGCCGCTCGGGTCCGCAATGCCAGCCGGCAAAGGTGACGGGCCGCCAGGAGGGGTCTGTTGTTTTTCACCTTGGACAGCAGCCCTGA
- a CDS encoding sulfatase → MKKLLLCLVLTASFVTAHAAVDRPNILWIVSEDNSFQWIRCYGNTQAQTPRIDALARDGLLFEHAYSNAPVCAVARSTLLMGTYAVTMGTQHMRSRHAIPQRYRPYVEYLRHAGYYCTNNAKTDYNFAGNDDAWWDESSTKAHYSHRPEGSPFFAVFNLGVSHESSLFPNQPGPKRLSPSEVILPPYVPDLPEMRSDFARYYDRITEMDRQVGVLVDELTKAGLADDTIILYNGDHGGVTPRGKRYLYETGVRIPFVVHVPAKWRKLAPFAPGQRVDEPVSFVDFLPTFLSLTGIPLPANLQGRAFLGAQRQEPAGDEMEFLYADRFDELYGMRRGLTDGKWKYMRCFTPYLPAAPYSFYPYNVPSWVAWKAAWKAGKLTGIHRDIWESTQPPEELYDLSKDPWEIHNLASDPAHRGKLVELRQRLKSTMKAATDTGLVPEPLFSRVAEGSTVADFVQSSRFNYDEILNLAFTATQRNPKALPKLNAALSSPDPIARYWALCGMTVLGKSAAGEVDAVEPLLKDPVSVDRTMAGLAVWKMGRQDLAKKSLLASVAGTSDPWDLQYLLNALYALNLTRDLPAGWEKGKEGRKDNLDYIHRFAQRIAKEAAAQ, encoded by the coding sequence ATGAAGAAACTCCTCCTCTGTCTCGTGCTCACGGCTTCGTTCGTGACCGCCCATGCCGCCGTCGACCGGCCCAATATCCTCTGGATTGTCAGCGAGGACAATTCCTTCCAGTGGATCCGCTGCTACGGAAACACGCAGGCGCAGACGCCGCGAATCGACGCCCTCGCCCGCGACGGCCTGCTTTTCGAACACGCCTATTCCAACGCGCCGGTCTGCGCCGTCGCCCGGTCAACCCTCCTGATGGGAACCTACGCCGTCACGATGGGCACCCAGCACATGCGGAGCCGCCACGCGATTCCGCAGCGCTACCGGCCCTATGTCGAATACCTCCGCCACGCCGGATACTACTGCACCAACAACGCCAAGACCGACTACAATTTCGCCGGCAACGACGACGCGTGGTGGGACGAAAGCTCCACCAAGGCGCATTACTCCCACCGCCCGGAAGGATCCCCGTTCTTCGCCGTCTTCAATCTCGGTGTCTCGCACGAGAGTTCTCTCTTCCCAAATCAACCCGGCCCCAAGCGCCTTTCGCCGAGCGAAGTCATTCTGCCCCCCTACGTGCCGGATCTCCCGGAGATGCGCTCGGATTTCGCGCGCTACTATGACCGCATCACCGAAATGGACCGACAGGTCGGCGTGCTTGTCGACGAACTCACCAAGGCCGGTCTGGCCGACGACACCATCATCCTCTACAACGGAGACCACGGTGGCGTCACGCCGCGCGGCAAACGCTACCTCTACGAAACCGGCGTGCGAATCCCGTTCGTCGTGCACGTTCCAGCTAAATGGCGAAAACTCGCGCCCTTCGCCCCCGGCCAGCGTGTCGACGAGCCCGTGTCATTCGTCGACTTCCTGCCGACATTTCTTTCGCTGACCGGCATTCCGCTTCCTGCAAATCTCCAGGGTCGCGCGTTTCTGGGTGCACAGCGCCAGGAGCCGGCGGGCGACGAAATGGAGTTCCTCTACGCCGATCGGTTCGACGAGCTCTACGGCATGCGTCGCGGACTGACCGATGGAAAATGGAAGTACATGCGCTGTTTTACTCCGTACCTGCCGGCGGCTCCGTACAGCTTTTATCCCTACAACGTGCCGTCATGGGTCGCATGGAAAGCGGCGTGGAAGGCCGGAAAACTCACTGGCATTCACCGCGACATCTGGGAGTCCACGCAGCCTCCCGAGGAACTCTACGATCTTTCAAAGGACCCCTGGGAAATCCACAACCTCGCGAGCGATCCCGCGCATCGCGGCAAACTCGTCGAACTGCGGCAGCGTCTCAAGAGCACCATGAAGGCCGCCACCGACACGGGTCTGGTGCCCGAGCCGCTCTTCTCGCGCGTGGCGGAAGGCTCCACGGTGGCTGACTTCGTGCAGAGCAGCCGGTTCAACTACGACGAGATTCTCAATCTCGCCTTCACCGCAACGCAGCGGAATCCCAAGGCGCTTCCAAAACTCAATGCCGCACTGAGCTCGCCCGATCCCATCGCCCGCTACTGGGCGCTCTGCGGAATGACTGTCCTCGGCAAATCGGCCGCCGGCGAGGTCGATGCCGTCGAACCCCTGCTCAAGGATCCGGTGTCCGTCGATCGTACCATGGCCGGCCTCGCGGTCTGGAAGATGGGCCGGCAAGACCTCGCGAAAAAGTCGCTGCTGGCGAGCGTCGCCGGCACATCCGATCCGTGGGATCTGCAATATCTGCTCAATGCACTTTACGCACTCAATCTCACGCGCGATCTGCCAGCTGGCTGGGAAAAGGGCAAGGAGGGCCGCAAGGACAACCTCGACTACATTCACCGTTTCGCCCAGCGGATAGCGAAGGAGGCGGCTGCGCAGTGA
- a CDS encoding pyrroloquinoline quinone-dependent dehydrogenase — translation MFETVRSFKPTCIFLLFSAALSATAVHAASRPEDWPAYLGVDGTHYSHLAKIDRGNVAKLKPAWTFRAGDVAKNTQIQCNPLIVDGVLYGTTPQLSLFALDAATGQERWRFNPFAHEKESSGRQGVNRGFVFWREGNEQRILYTAGSNICAIDPGTGRLIESFGQGGRVDLFEGLGRDVKGLYLVGTSPGAVYRDVFIVSTRVGEGPGPAAPGHIRAYDVRTGKLRWIFHTIPQPGEFGHDTWPSQAWKTIGGANNWAGLVIDEKRGLAYVPTGSAAFDFWGGNRHGANLFADCLLALDALTGERRWHFQFTHHDVWDRDPPAVPVLCQVRRDGRLIDAVVQVTKSGHVWAFNRDTGESLFPWEERPVPQSKLKGEATWPTQPVPLMPAPFARQQFTEAEVTDRTPAAHAAVLQRLRELDPRVPFTPPSERGMIVLPGFDGGAEWGGPAVDPDGILYVNSNEMAWIHQMIPARPGGAQGGRVLYTQLCMSCHGPDREGNPAGNIPSLVGLAQRSQRDAVATLLRDGKGMMPAFGFLRTRQRNALIDYLLDVPHGRAAESDNDAASKREPTDEEMVLSDIPYTTTGYNRFFDPDGYPAIKPPWGTLNAIDLNTGEYLWRRPLGELPELTAAGLSPTGTENYGGPLVTAGDLIFIAASKDEKFRAFDRRTGGLLWETSLPAGGYATPATYMVDGRQYVVIAAGGGKMGTKSGDAYVAFALPE, via the coding sequence ATGTTCGAAACCGTGCGTTCCTTCAAACCAACCTGTATATTTTTGCTTTTTTCGGCGGCCCTCTCAGCGACGGCAGTCCATGCTGCGTCGCGACCCGAGGACTGGCCCGCCTATCTGGGTGTTGATGGCACCCACTATTCGCATCTGGCGAAGATTGACCGGGGAAACGTGGCGAAACTGAAACCCGCATGGACGTTCCGCGCGGGCGATGTTGCGAAGAACACCCAGATCCAGTGCAACCCGTTGATAGTCGACGGTGTGCTTTATGGCACGACGCCGCAACTGAGCCTCTTTGCGCTTGATGCAGCCACGGGACAGGAGCGCTGGCGCTTCAATCCCTTCGCCCACGAAAAGGAATCGTCCGGGAGGCAGGGCGTGAATCGCGGATTTGTTTTCTGGCGCGAGGGGAATGAACAGCGCATCCTCTACACGGCTGGAAGCAACATCTGCGCGATCGACCCAGGAACGGGGCGCCTGATCGAGAGCTTTGGCCAGGGCGGACGGGTCGATTTGTTCGAGGGGCTTGGTCGTGACGTGAAGGGACTGTACCTTGTCGGTACATCGCCGGGTGCCGTCTATCGCGATGTCTTCATCGTGTCCACGCGCGTGGGAGAGGGTCCCGGTCCGGCCGCACCCGGGCACATCCGCGCCTACGATGTGCGCACCGGAAAGCTGCGCTGGATCTTCCACACGATTCCGCAACCCGGCGAATTTGGCCACGACACCTGGCCGTCGCAGGCATGGAAGACGATCGGCGGGGCGAACAACTGGGCCGGCCTTGTCATTGATGAGAAGCGGGGACTTGCGTATGTGCCGACGGGATCGGCGGCGTTTGATTTCTGGGGAGGCAACAGGCACGGCGCGAATTTGTTCGCGGACTGTCTCCTGGCCCTCGATGCGCTCACGGGTGAACGCCGCTGGCATTTCCAGTTCACCCACCATGATGTCTGGGACCGAGATCCCCCGGCGGTGCCCGTGCTTTGCCAGGTGCGCCGGGACGGGCGCCTGATCGATGCCGTGGTGCAGGTGACTAAATCCGGGCATGTGTGGGCCTTCAACCGGGACACCGGGGAGTCGCTTTTCCCCTGGGAGGAGCGACCGGTGCCTCAGTCCAAGCTGAAGGGCGAGGCCACCTGGCCAACGCAGCCCGTGCCCCTCATGCCTGCGCCCTTCGCGCGCCAGCAGTTCACGGAAGCCGAGGTCACCGATCGCACGCCGGCGGCTCATGCCGCCGTGCTTCAGCGTCTGCGCGAACTCGATCCCCGGGTTCCGTTCACGCCGCCCAGCGAGCGTGGCATGATTGTTCTGCCCGGATTTGACGGCGGTGCCGAGTGGGGCGGTCCGGCCGTGGATCCCGATGGCATCCTCTACGTCAACAGCAACGAGATGGCATGGATTCACCAGATGATCCCCGCGCGCCCGGGAGGAGCGCAGGGCGGGCGGGTGCTCTACACGCAGCTCTGCATGAGCTGTCACGGACCGGACCGCGAAGGCAATCCCGCGGGAAACATTCCAAGCCTCGTGGGTCTCGCGCAGCGGTCGCAGCGCGACGCGGTTGCGACACTTCTGAGGGACGGCAAGGGCATGATGCCAGCGTTTGGTTTCCTTCGCACAAGGCAGCGGAATGCCCTCATCGACTACCTCCTGGATGTCCCGCACGGACGTGCGGCTGAATCCGACAATGACGCCGCGAGCAAACGCGAGCCGACGGATGAGGAAATGGTTCTTTCCGACATCCCGTACACAACGACGGGCTACAACCGGTTCTTCGATCCCGACGGCTATCCTGCAATCAAGCCGCCCTGGGGCACGTTGAACGCCATTGACCTCAACACCGGAGAGTACCTCTGGCGCAGGCCGCTGGGTGAACTGCCCGAACTCACTGCAGCAGGGCTGTCGCCGACGGGCACCGAGAATTATGGCGGACCGCTCGTCACTGCTGGCGATCTCATTTTTATCGCTGCGTCGAAGGACGAGAAATTTCGCGCATTCGACCGAAGGACCGGCGGTCTGCTCTGGGAAACGTCCCTTCCCGCTGGCGGATATGCCACTCCGGCCACCTACATGGTCGACGGGCGGCAGTACGTCGTCATAGCCGCGGGCGGTGGAAAGATGGGCACGAAGTCGGGCGATGCGTATGTCGCTTTCGCACTGCCCGAGTAG
- a CDS encoding efflux RND transporter periplasmic adaptor subunit, giving the protein MTTNPSARPAGAAPRKRSRALLITIVALVVIAVVGGAVYKSRTQQKGIAATTEKASIRTITQLVSATGKVQPEIEVKISPEVAGEIVLLPLREGAEVRKGDLLIRIKPDFYQAQVEQREADLAATKAASILSQAQLDKAREDLQRAEDLFAKKLMPESDFSAVRTAAEVAQANLESAMANIRRAEGQLKQARDQLEKTVVYSPIDGSISSLTSEQGERVVGTGQFAGTEVMRVADLSNMEVRVNVNESDVVNVKMGDRARIQIDAFPNRKFSGVVKEIASSAKTTGAMTQEEVTNFLVKIRISDREASMRPGMSANADIETQTVENVVAVPIQSVTVRSREGGRTIDQLAEERDRKAKENQGDGAASAVNERQQRERERNDRNSLQRVVFVRQTDDTVRQVPVVTGINDTSHIQIVSGLKEGDEVVSGSFSVIARTLKDKSRIRIEPPKKPEGK; this is encoded by the coding sequence ATGACCACGAATCCTTCCGCCAGGCCGGCTGGCGCGGCTCCCAGAAAGCGCTCCCGCGCGCTGCTCATCACAATTGTCGCGCTGGTGGTGATCGCAGTTGTCGGTGGCGCGGTCTACAAGAGCCGGACGCAGCAGAAGGGCATCGCCGCCACCACGGAGAAGGCTTCCATTCGGACGATCACGCAGCTGGTTTCCGCCACCGGCAAGGTGCAGCCGGAGATCGAGGTGAAGATCTCGCCGGAGGTCGCCGGAGAAATCGTGCTGCTGCCGCTGCGCGAGGGGGCGGAGGTCAGGAAGGGCGACCTGCTCATCCGCATCAAGCCGGACTTCTATCAGGCGCAGGTCGAGCAGCGTGAGGCCGATCTCGCCGCGACAAAGGCTGCCTCCATCCTGAGCCAGGCGCAACTGGACAAGGCGCGCGAGGACCTGCAGCGGGCGGAGGATCTTTTTGCCAAGAAGCTCATGCCGGAATCGGACTTCTCCGCCGTGCGCACCGCCGCGGAGGTCGCGCAGGCAAACCTTGAGAGCGCAATGGCAAACATCCGCCGGGCCGAGGGGCAGCTCAAGCAGGCGCGAGACCAGCTTGAAAAGACCGTGGTCTATTCACCCATCGACGGCAGCATCAGTTCGCTGACCAGCGAGCAGGGGGAGCGCGTCGTCGGCACGGGCCAGTTTGCGGGCACGGAGGTCATGCGCGTGGCGGACCTTTCCAACATGGAGGTGCGCGTTAATGTGAACGAGAGTGATGTCGTGAACGTCAAGATGGGCGACCGCGCACGGATCCAGATCGACGCGTTTCCGAACCGGAAATTCTCGGGCGTCGTCAAGGAAATCGCCTCCTCGGCGAAGACCACCGGTGCGATGACCCAGGAGGAGGTCACCAATTTTCTGGTCAAGATCCGCATTTCTGACCGCGAGGCATCCATGCGGCCTGGCATGAGCGCGAACGCGGACATCGAAACCCAGACCGTCGAGAATGTCGTCGCGGTGCCGATTCAGTCCGTGACCGTGCGCAGTCGCGAGGGTGGCAGGACGATTGATCAGCTCGCGGAGGAGCGCGACCGCAAGGCGAAGGAAAACCAGGGGGATGGCGCGGCCTCGGCGGTCAATGAGCGGCAGCAGCGGGAGCGCGAGCGCAATGACCGCAATTCGCTCCAGCGCGTGGTGTTTGTGCGCCAGACCGATGACACGGTCAGGCAGGTTCCCGTGGTGACCGGCATCAACGACACCAGCCACATCCAGATCGTTTCCGGGTTGAAGGAGGGCGACGAGGTTGTCAGCGGCAGCTTCAGCGTCATTGCGCGAACGCTGAAGGACAAGTCCAGGATCCGGATCGAGCCACCGAAGAAGCCGGAGGGAAAATGA
- a CDS encoding ABC transporter ATP-binding protein, with product MIAIDGVTKLYKMGAETIHALRGVSMEIRRNEYLAIMGPSGSGKSTLMNMLGCLDTPTGGRYEFTGRDVATMTDDELAEIRNREIGFVFQTFNLLPRSDALQNVELPLIYAGVGRAERMQRARAALESVGLGERLHHRPNELSGGQRQRVAIARALVTRPSIILADEPTGNLDSRTGVEIMALFDRLHAEGNTIIVVTHEEDIARHARRIVRLRDGLIESDAAV from the coding sequence GTGATCGCCATCGACGGGGTCACGAAGCTCTACAAGATGGGTGCGGAGACGATCCACGCCTTGCGCGGCGTTTCGATGGAGATCCGCCGGAACGAGTATCTGGCGATCATGGGGCCGTCCGGGAGCGGGAAGTCCACGCTCATGAACATGCTCGGCTGTCTGGACACGCCGACGGGCGGCCGCTACGAGTTCACGGGCAGGGACGTCGCCACCATGACGGACGATGAGCTCGCGGAGATCCGCAACCGCGAGATCGGTTTCGTCTTTCAGACCTTCAATCTGCTGCCGCGCTCGGACGCCCTGCAGAACGTCGAGCTTCCGTTGATTTATGCCGGTGTCGGGCGGGCGGAGCGCATGCAGCGGGCGAGGGCGGCGCTGGAGTCGGTGGGGCTCGGCGAGCGGCTGCACCACCGCCCCAACGAACTCTCCGGCGGGCAGCGCCAGCGCGTCGCCATTGCGCGCGCGCTCGTGACGCGGCCGTCGATCATTCTGGCGGACGAACCGACGGGCAATCTGGATTCCCGGACGGGTGTTGAGATCATGGCGCTGTTCGACCGGCTGCATGCCGAGGGGAACACGATCATCGTGGTGACGCACGAGGAGGACATCGCCCGGCATGCGCGCCGGATCGTGCGCCTGCGCGACGGATTGATCGAGAGCGATGCCGCGGTGTGA